AAGCTTGGATTTAAACAAATTAATGAAAAGGTATATAAGATACATAAAAAATAGAGGAGCAATAATGTTCATTTGAAATAAAACCCGGGAAATTCCCGGTTTTATTTTTATTGAATTAAATCAGAGATTTCGTTTGATACGATAAAACCAATATTTCACTGGACACAAAAAAAATAAAAGGTCATATTGTAAAGAGTTTCATATCTTACATAATACAAAGAACACTCGAATTAGAATTAGAAAAAAACAACGGTCAAACTCAGGAAAAAATCTCCCGCACGAAGCAGGAGATTAATTATTTTAATTATATTTTCATTGCTAATTCAAAGCCTTCAGTTGATGCGTCTATTATTTGTCCAACTTTTAATGCGTCTCCTATTAAATATACATTATCTAATTCTTTTGATAATTCTTCATATAGTTTATTATCTGGTTTTGTGCCTGCCGTAATTACAATATCATCAAATTCACCTAAAGAAACTTCTTCTTCTTTGGTTTGAACGAATACTTCTTTCCCTTTAATTTCTTTTACTATAGTTTTTGTATAAATAGATATTTTTGGAGCATAATTTTTCTTAAATAATTTGCTTGCCACTATTTCCATTCCTCTTCCAACTTCATCTAACGCCTCAACAACAGTAACTTTCTTGTTTTCTTTAACCAATGCTTCAGCAACTTCTAATCCTATTAAACCTCCGCCAATTATTAATACCCTCTCACCATTTATTTCTTTTCCTTCAAAGAAATCGAAGCCTGTAATGTAATTTTCTAATCCTTTAATAGGAGGGACAAATGGGTTTGCACCAGTTGCCACAATAATTGCATCAAAAGAACTGTTTTTAAAAGTTTCTGCTGTAACCTCTGTATTTGTTTTTATAGTTAATTCTTTTTCTGCTTTTTTTATTAAATCATCTAATGTATCCTTCATGGACATTTTTCCAGGCGATTTATATGCTAATACCCATTGACCACCTAAATATGCATTTTTTTCAAAGATAGTTATATCGTAACCTTTTTTCTTTAAGTATAAGCCAGCAAATAATCCTGCTGGACCTGCACCGACTATTGCTATTTTCTTCTTATTTTCAATGTTAACAATAAATTCTTTATGTAATTCTGGATTTGCTATACAACCTATTGGTTTTCCTGCTTTTACATTTCCAAGACATCCTTGTAAGCAACTACCACATCTTAAATAATCATCAGAATTTGATAATATTTTATTTGGAAAGTCTGGATCAATAATTAATTGTCTTCCAAAGACTACACCATCTACTATTTTATCTTTCACTAATTTTTTGTATCTTTCATTTTTATGCATTCTACCTGCGGCTATTAATGGCAATGAAGTTAATTCTCTTATTTCCATTAACTTTTTATCCATTATATCTGTTGGTAATGACATATGATTATAATACCATGGAGCTGAATCACATGCATTTCCCCACCCAACATGAATTGTAGAAACATTAAATTCTTCTGCTAGAGCAAATATTGTTTTTAAATCATCATTTGTTATTCCATTTTCCACAAACTCACTTCCGGAAATTCTGATAAACAAAGGGATTTTGAGCTCTGATGTTATAGAAGATAGGAGTTCTCTGGCAAATTTGAATCTATTTTTTCCATATTCATCATCCCTTTTATTCAGTCTTTCAGAATAAAATTGATGAACTATATACCCGTGTCCAAATTGAATCTCGATTCCATCAACACCTGCTTTCTGAGCTCTTAATGCATTTTCTTTAAATGCATCGATTATATTTTTTATTTCATATTCTGATAATTCTCTTGGAATTTGACCTGTAGAAGGGCATTTGATTGATGATGATGATAAAACTTCACCTGATGCTTTTGGGTTTGCAGCTCTTCCAGCGTGATTAAGATGTACAATTAATTTTGTTTCGTGTTTATGAAGTGCGTTAGTTAATTTTTTCAATCCTGTTATGTGTTCATCTGTATTTAACATAGTTTGTTTTGGGTGTTCTTTACCTGAAGGTAAAACCGCTATTGGTTCTAAGATAATTGTGCCAACTCCACCTTTTGCTTTTCTTTCGTAGTATGCTATTTGTTCGTCTGTAATAAATCCTGTTTTTGGTGTGGCTAATGCTGTTTTTACTGGAGCCATAAATATATGATTTTTCGTTTCAAAATTTCCAAATTTCAAGAAAAATCACCCCTTTTCTTTTTTAAAATCCCCTATTTCTTCCTAATCCTCTACCCATGCCGCGACCCATTCCTCTGCCTCTACCCATGCCACGCATTGCCGGGTTTTCAGAGTTTGGTCTTATAGCATTTTTAGGACATTTTTCCATACACAATCCACATCTTGTGCAAATGTCATTATTTATGTATGGATAACCATCATTTTTTAAAGTTATTGCTCCTTCAACAGGACATACATTTACACATATTTTACATTTTACACATTCATTTTCTTTTATCCATGGCATGTTATCACCTCCAGGAGATTATTCTACTTCTCCAGCTAACATATATCTAACTTCTTCTAATGCATCTTCAACTGTTTTTGATTCAACTATTAAAGGTTTGTATCCCCATTTATCGAGCTTTATCATGGAACCTTTTCCCATTGAATTCCCTACCCAGACTTTGCAATGACCTAAAAATTCTTTTATCTCTTCTGCTTTTGCGTGCATATGGGTTTCCGCATATGGGTTTTTTATTTCTTCTATTTTTTTAAATTCGTTTCCGTCATAATCATATACAACATATATTTCAGAATGTCCGAAATGTTCATCATTTATATGTATTCCATCTTTTGTTCCAAATGCTATTTTCATTATCTCAACTCCTTAATGTGTTGCACTTTCTACTTTTTCTAATTTTCCATTCTTGTAATTTTCAATTATGTTAGCTAATGTATCTTTTTTTGTTAAATAAACTTCTATTCCTGCAGCTTTTAAAACTTCGAAGGCATTTTTTCCAACACTTTCCAATATTAATATATTAACACCTTTTTCTGCTAACATTTGCGATACTTTTGGCCCCATGCCATGTGCTTCATTTGCTGTGTTTTCTACTATTTCAACAATTTCGTTTTTTTCTAAATCATAAATTACAAAAAGTTCGGCTCTTGCAAACCTATCGTTGCTTAATGAGTCTAATGTTTTTCCTTGTGATGGTATTGCCAATTTCATAATAACACCTCCATAATTTATTTTAATTTTTGCATTACCTTATTGAATATATCTTTAATTGCTTTTGCAGCTGAACTATTTTCATAATTAACAACAGGATTTATTTCTAAGTTTGATTTTTCTACTGTTTCGTCAAAAGGAATTTCACCGAGTACTTCAATTCCATCGCTTATACAGTAATTTATTATTTCTTTACTTACAATAGAATTTAAATCATATTTATTAATTACAACACCAAAATCTCTTCTAAAATGTCTTACTGTTTCTACAATCCTTTTTAAATCATGTAATCCCGACGTTGTTGGTTCGGTTACTATAACAACATAATCTGTTGCTGTTATAGATGAAGTTGCAGGACATCCAATACCAGGAGCGCCATCGATTAATACAATATCTTTATTTTTTTCCTGGGCTTTATTCATGGCTAATTTTCTAACTTCTGCTACTAATCCACCAGAGGTTTCTTCTCCAGGGTTTAAATTAGCATGAACAATATCTTTTTCATCATTAAGTGATGAATAATAATATTCTCCAGATAATGCAGTTTCTAGTTTTATAGCATTTTGAGGACAAGCTATAACACATGCATTACAGCCTTCACATGCATATGGATCTACATCATATATACCATTCTCAAAGGTTATAGCTTCAAATCGGCAGATATTTTTACAAATACCACATTTATCGCATTTATTTTGATCTATTATAGCTTTTTTTCCACCATAATAATCATATTTTTCTTTTAATTCACCATTGAACATTAGATTCAAATTAGCAGCATCAACATCACAATCAGCAAGGACTGCGTTATTTAATAGAGCTCCAAAGGAAGAACTTAAGGTTGTTTTACCTGTTCCACCTTTTCCGCTGACTATAGCTAATTGCTTCATATAATCATCCCCTTTATGGTTTCAAAGGCCTTTTTGAACTTTTCTTCCCATTCTGGTAAATACTGAGAGAATATTTTTCCTTCTGAATATAATTTTGCTATATTTCTATCAAAAGGTATTTTTAATATTATAGGAATATTTTCTTTTTTAGAATATTCATCTATCATATTTGTTTTACCTGTATCTCTA
The Marinitoga sp. 1197 DNA segment above includes these coding regions:
- a CDS encoding NifB/NifX family molybdenum-iron cluster-binding protein, which codes for MKLAIPSQGKTLDSLSNDRFARAELFVIYDLEKNEIVEIVENTANEAHGMGPKVSQMLAEKGVNILILESVGKNAFEVLKAAGIEVYLTKKDTLANIIENYKNGKLEKVESATH
- a CDS encoding NifB/NifX family molybdenum-iron cluster-binding protein — encoded protein: MKIAFGTKDGIHINDEHFGHSEIYVVYDYDGNEFKKIEEIKNPYAETHMHAKAEEIKEFLGHCKVWVGNSMGKGSMIKLDKWGYKPLIVESKTVEDALEEVRYMLAGEVE
- a CDS encoding NAD(P)/FAD-dependent oxidoreductase, which codes for MKFGNFETKNHIFMAPVKTALATPKTGFITDEQIAYYERKAKGGVGTIILEPIAVLPSGKEHPKQTMLNTDEHITGLKKLTNALHKHETKLIVHLNHAGRAANPKASGEVLSSSSIKCPSTGQIPRELSEYEIKNIIDAFKENALRAQKAGVDGIEIQFGHGYIVHQFYSERLNKRDDEYGKNRFKFARELLSSITSELKIPLFIRISGSEFVENGITNDDLKTIFALAEEFNVSTIHVGWGNACDSAPWYYNHMSLPTDIMDKKLMEIRELTSLPLIAAGRMHKNERYKKLVKDKIVDGVVFGRQLIIDPDFPNKILSNSDDYLRCGSCLQGCLGNVKAGKPIGCIANPELHKEFIVNIENKKKIAIVGAGPAGLFAGLYLKKKGYDITIFEKNAYLGGQWVLAYKSPGKMSMKDTLDDLIKKAEKELTIKTNTEVTAETFKNSSFDAIIVATGANPFVPPIKGLENYITGFDFFEGKEINGERVLIIGGGLIGLEVAEALVKENKKVTVVEALDEVGRGMEIVASKLFKKNYAPKISIYTKTIVKEIKGKEVFVQTKEEEVSLGEFDDIVITAGTKPDNKLYEELSKELDNVYLIGDALKVGQIIDASTEGFELAMKI
- a CDS encoding ATP-binding protein, translating into MKQLAIVSGKGGTGKTTLSSSFGALLNNAVLADCDVDAANLNLMFNGELKEKYDYYGGKKAIIDQNKCDKCGICKNICRFEAITFENGIYDVDPYACEGCNACVIACPQNAIKLETALSGEYYYSSLNDEKDIVHANLNPGEETSGGLVAEVRKLAMNKAQEKNKDIVLIDGAPGIGCPATSSITATDYVVIVTEPTTSGLHDLKRIVETVRHFRRDFGVVINKYDLNSIVSKEIINYCISDGIEVLGEIPFDETVEKSNLEINPVVNYENSSAAKAIKDIFNKVMQKLK
- a CDS encoding 4Fe-4S binding protein, whose translation is MPWIKENECVKCKICVNVCPVEGAITLKNDGYPYINNDICTRCGLCMEKCPKNAIRPNSENPAMRGMGRGRGMGRGMGRGLGRNRGF